The following proteins are co-located in the Manihot esculenta cultivar AM560-2 chromosome 9, M.esculenta_v8, whole genome shotgun sequence genome:
- the LOC110622791 gene encoding uncharacterized protein LOC110622791: MALTLKFLPLSSASSPPAFILHNSPNYKSSSNLLPSPKPPSQQLITPTRSRFRISYRYNYTAHDEEGDEESCSFDEAVDLFNRREYYKCHDSLEALWIKAEDPTRTIVHGILQCAVGFHHLFNQNHKGAMMELGEGLCKLRKMNFQSGPFHQFEQDISAVLQFIYQTQIELAACTDDLCLAMDQSERSYQLLGGYGAGQVLYNLENDPVDGSMWIVFCPDKSYASADSPRVKLPILEATQQHLVAHHLW; encoded by the exons ATGGCACTTACCCTCAAATTCCTTCCTTTATCATCAGCATCCTCTCCTCCTGCTTTCATTCTCCATAATTCACCAAACTACAAGTCGTCGAGCAATCTTCTTCCTTCCCCTAAGCCTCCATCACAGCAACTCATCACTCCAACTAGAAGTCGCTTTCGCATCTCATACAGATACAACTACACCGCGCATGATgaagaaggagatgaagaatcATGCAGCTTCGACGAAGCAGTTGATCTTTTCAACAGGAGAGAATACTATAAGTGCCATGACTCTCTTGAAGCTCTCTGGATCAAAGCTGAAGATCCCACCAGAACTATTGTTCATGGGATTCTTCAATGTGCTGTTGGATTTCATCATCTCTTTAACCAG AATCATAAAGGGGCAATGATGGAGCTGGGAGAGGGACTGTGTAAGCTTAGAAAGATGAATTTTCAGAGCGGACCTTTTCATCAGTTTGAGCAGGACATTTCTGCTGTTCTCCAATTTATTTATCAAACCCAGATTGAACTTGCAGCCT GCACGGATGATCTATGTCTGGCCATGGATCAATCAGAGAGATCATACCAGCTTCTTGGAGGATATGGTGCTGGGCAGGTGTTATATAATCTAGAAAATGATCCTGTGGATGGGAGCATGTGGATTGTATTCTGTCCCGACAAATCTTATGCTTCCGCTGACTCTCCCAGAGTAAAGCTTCCCATCCTTGAGGCTACTCAACAACATCTTGTGGCGCATCACCTCTGGTAG